One genomic window of Quercus lobata isolate SW786 chromosome 9, ValleyOak3.0 Primary Assembly, whole genome shotgun sequence includes the following:
- the LOC115960638 gene encoding WD repeat-containing protein WRAP73 isoform X1, producing the protein MEFTESYKQTGPCCFSPNSRFIAVAVDYRLVIRDTLSFKVVQLFSCLDKISYIEWAVDSEYILCGLYKRPMIQAWSLTQPEWTCKIDEGPAGIAYARWSPDSRHILTTSDFQLRLTVWSLVNTACVHVQWPKHGSKGVSFTQDGKFAAICTRRDCKDYINLLSCHSWEIMGVFAVDTLDLADIEWSPDDSAIVVWDSPLEYKVLIYSPDGRCLFKYQAYESGLGVKSVSWSPCGQFLAVGSYDQMLRVLNHLTWKTFAEFTHLSTVRGPCCAALFKEVDEPLQLDMSELCLSDNFIQNKNEDASEGHFGVRYEVMDLPVALPFQKPPADKPNPKQGIGLMSWSNDSQYICTRNDSMPTILWIWDIRHLEIAAILVHKDPIRAVAWDPTCARLVLCTGSSHLYMWTPSGAYCVNIPLPQFTITDLKWNSDGSCLLLKDKESFCCAAVPVLPESSEYSSDE; encoded by the exons ATGGAGTTCACTGAAAGCTACAAGCAGACTGGGCCCTGTTGTTTCTCCCCCAATTCTCGCTTCATAGCCGTCGCCGTCGATTATCGCCTCGTCATTCGCGACACTCTCTCCTTTAAg GTTGTGCAGTTGTTTTCATGCTTGGACAAGATAAGCTACATCGAATGGGCAGTTGATTCTGAATACATTCTTTGTGGTCTTTATAAAAGACCAATGATACAAGCATGGTCATTGACCCAACCTGAATGGACATGTAAGATAGATGAAGGTCCTGCTGGTATTGCCTATGCTAGGTGGAGTCCAGACAGTCGTCATATACTCACAACTTCGGATTTCCAATTGCGGTTGACGGTTTGGTCACTTGTCAACACAGCATGTGTGCATGTGCAGTGGCCAAAGCATGGTTCCAAGGGGGTTTCTTTCACCCAAGATGGCAAATTTGCTGCCATTTGCACTAGGCGTGATTGCAAGGACTATATCAATCTCTTGTCTTGTCATTCCTGGGAGATCATGGGTGTTTTTGCTGTTGACACTTTGGATTTGGCTGATATAGAATGGTCACCAGATGATAGTGCTATAGTCGTCTGGGATTCCCCACTTGAATATAAG GTTCTAATTTACTCTCCAGATGGAAGATGCCTATTTAAGTATCAAGCATATGAAAGTGGACTGGGTGTAAAGAGTGTTTCATGGTCTCCTTGTGGCCAGTTTCTTGCAGTGGGTAGTTATGACCAGATGTTGCGGGTATTAAATCACCTGACTTGGAAAACTTTTGCTGAATTTACACACCTATCTACTGTTCGTGGTCCTTGTTGTGCTGCTCTATTCAAG GAGGTCGATGAACCTTTGCAACTTGATATGTCCGAGTTATGTTTGAGTGATAATTTTATACAAAACAAGAATG AAGATGCTTCAGAAGGACATTTTGGAGTCAGATATGAGGTTATGGACTTACCCGTCGCTTTGCCTTTCCAGAAGCCTCCTGCAGACAAACCAAACCCTAAACAAGGAATTG GTCTTATGTCATGGAGTAATGATAGCCAGTATATCTGTACTCGAAATGATAGCATGCCAACTATTCTCTGGATATGGGACATTCGCCATCTTGAAATTGCTGCAATCTTAGTGCATAAAGATCCTATTAGAGCAGTTGCTTGGGACCCTACATGCGCACGTCTTGTTCTTTGCACTGGAAGCTCTCACTTGTACATGTGGACCCCTTCAGGTGCTTACTGTGTGAATATTCCTCTGCCGCAGTTTACCATAACTGATCTGAAATGGAATTCTGATGGTAGCTGTCTTCTCCTCAAGGACAAGGAGTCATTCTGCTGTGCTGCTGTACCTGTACTGCCAGAATCTAGTGAATATAGTTCAGATGAATAA
- the LOC115961519 gene encoding uncharacterized protein LOC115961519, translating to MFVTRISTEDSNLKPKRAKIETPLVLGFLADDKIGTIQPHDNTLVVTLRIGGYDVKRVLVDQGSAIEIVYSDLYKGLNLKLEDLTAYDSLLVSFKGKTITPRSQIRLPIQTGSDLVEVDFIVVDAYSSYTAIVTRPWLHALEAVSSNMHQKVKYPSDGQVKELVGN from the coding sequence ATGTTTGTAACTCGAATATCCACCGAAGACAGTAATTTAAAGCCAAAAAGAGCCAAAATAGAGACCCCACTGGTTCTGGGTTTCTTGGCCGACGATAAGATCGGAACTATCCAACCCCATGACAATACTTTGGTGGTCACACTTAGAATAGGGGGATATGACGTGAAGAGAGTGTTGGTAGATCAGGGAAGTGCTATCGAGATAGTGTACTCCGACctgtacaaggggctgaatTTGAAACTCGAGGACCTAACGGCGTATGATTCCCTTCTAGTGAGTTTCAAGGGGAAAACTATTACTCCAAGAAGTCAGATTAGATTGCCCATACAGACCGGTTCAGACCTGGTGGAAGTGGACTTTATTGTAGTGGACGCTTATTCATCTTACACGGCTATTGTGActagaccttggcttcatgccttAGAAGCCGTTTCTTCTAACATGcaccagaaggtgaagtatccatcTGATGGCCAGGTTAAAGAACTTGTGGGGAATTAG
- the LOC115960638 gene encoding WD repeat-containing protein WRAP73 isoform X2, with protein MEFTESYKQTGPCCFSPNSRFIAVAVDYRLVIRDTLSFKVVQLFSCLDKISYIEWAVDSEYILCGLYKRPMIQAWSLTQPEWTCKIDEGPAGIAYARWSPDSRHILTTSDFQLRLTVWSLVNTACVHVQWPKHGSKGVSFTQDGKFAAICTRRDCKDYINLLSCHSWEIMGVFAVDTLDLADIEWSPDDSAIVVWDSPLEYKVLIYSPDGRCLFKYQAYESGLGVKSVSWSPCGQFLAVGSYDQMLRVLNHLTWKTFAEFTHLSTVRGPCCAALFKEVDEPLQLDMSELCLSDNFIQNKNDASEGHFGVRYEVMDLPVALPFQKPPADKPNPKQGIGLMSWSNDSQYICTRNDSMPTILWIWDIRHLEIAAILVHKDPIRAVAWDPTCARLVLCTGSSHLYMWTPSGAYCVNIPLPQFTITDLKWNSDGSCLLLKDKESFCCAAVPVLPESSEYSSDE; from the exons ATGGAGTTCACTGAAAGCTACAAGCAGACTGGGCCCTGTTGTTTCTCCCCCAATTCTCGCTTCATAGCCGTCGCCGTCGATTATCGCCTCGTCATTCGCGACACTCTCTCCTTTAAg GTTGTGCAGTTGTTTTCATGCTTGGACAAGATAAGCTACATCGAATGGGCAGTTGATTCTGAATACATTCTTTGTGGTCTTTATAAAAGACCAATGATACAAGCATGGTCATTGACCCAACCTGAATGGACATGTAAGATAGATGAAGGTCCTGCTGGTATTGCCTATGCTAGGTGGAGTCCAGACAGTCGTCATATACTCACAACTTCGGATTTCCAATTGCGGTTGACGGTTTGGTCACTTGTCAACACAGCATGTGTGCATGTGCAGTGGCCAAAGCATGGTTCCAAGGGGGTTTCTTTCACCCAAGATGGCAAATTTGCTGCCATTTGCACTAGGCGTGATTGCAAGGACTATATCAATCTCTTGTCTTGTCATTCCTGGGAGATCATGGGTGTTTTTGCTGTTGACACTTTGGATTTGGCTGATATAGAATGGTCACCAGATGATAGTGCTATAGTCGTCTGGGATTCCCCACTTGAATATAAG GTTCTAATTTACTCTCCAGATGGAAGATGCCTATTTAAGTATCAAGCATATGAAAGTGGACTGGGTGTAAAGAGTGTTTCATGGTCTCCTTGTGGCCAGTTTCTTGCAGTGGGTAGTTATGACCAGATGTTGCGGGTATTAAATCACCTGACTTGGAAAACTTTTGCTGAATTTACACACCTATCTACTGTTCGTGGTCCTTGTTGTGCTGCTCTATTCAAG GAGGTCGATGAACCTTTGCAACTTGATATGTCCGAGTTATGTTTGAGTGATAATTTTATACAAAACAAGAATG ATGCTTCAGAAGGACATTTTGGAGTCAGATATGAGGTTATGGACTTACCCGTCGCTTTGCCTTTCCAGAAGCCTCCTGCAGACAAACCAAACCCTAAACAAGGAATTG GTCTTATGTCATGGAGTAATGATAGCCAGTATATCTGTACTCGAAATGATAGCATGCCAACTATTCTCTGGATATGGGACATTCGCCATCTTGAAATTGCTGCAATCTTAGTGCATAAAGATCCTATTAGAGCAGTTGCTTGGGACCCTACATGCGCACGTCTTGTTCTTTGCACTGGAAGCTCTCACTTGTACATGTGGACCCCTTCAGGTGCTTACTGTGTGAATATTCCTCTGCCGCAGTTTACCATAACTGATCTGAAATGGAATTCTGATGGTAGCTGTCTTCTCCTCAAGGACAAGGAGTCATTCTGCTGTGCTGCTGTACCTGTACTGCCAGAATCTAGTGAATATAGTTCAGATGAATAA